The nucleotide sequence ttatggttgttagcttggtgtttttgtgggactcctagcaataggaatggggtgtctgactcttttgcctgttcttggtaCCTTTTTTCTCTTACTGGATTGCCTCGCCTAGCCCCGATATGacggtttgtgcctagtcttatatCTTGTTATGCAGTGTTCAGAAGATATCCCcgagaagcctgctcttttctgaagggaaacagaggaacagtggatctgggggacTGGGGAGGCTGGACGGAAGGGAGAGGAAAACTGCAGTTGAGatgtgttaaaaacaaaaaaataagaaaataaaaaaagtcttCACTTCTGCCTTTGAGCCCTCTCATGTAAgtgtatacacataaacacatgataaataaatgtagaacaatagaaaatacaaatgtaCATCTCAATAATTTATCTAGGAAATAGAGAAGTCAATAAACAATTTactaaaatgtcatttttccctcctcctccccctcatccctctcctcctcttcttcttccaatGGTGAGTTTCTGATAATTTCCAAAACAGCAGGCAAAGACAGGAGAGACAGAAGAGCTCTTACACAAAGGTCAGAATTCAGAAGCATGGCAATTCCTGGAACTAGAAGAATGTACGTAACCTGACACCCTGCGTCCTGAGCAGAAAGGGTTTTCAGCTAAGCAAACTTCTTGTACCTCGGTACATTTTCAGTCATGTAGAAGATTAGAATAAGGACACACAGGCAAAGATTCCATAATTTCCCATGTGTTTTTCTGGGGCACTTTGAAGGATGTACCTTttcagggtggggaggggggtaaaATAAAGGAAGAGGAATGCATGGGacccagagaaaagaaaacagcatgcAGTAGAATCCTGGTGCAGGACGACACATGCCAGCAACTGAGCCACCATGCAGAACAAGCAGCCTGAGGCACCAGGCCCTCACAGTGGAGAGCCAGTAAAGGAGGAATAGTGGTCAGTTGTACTTCGTCCTAAATATTGAGAGAGGACCCCCATGATGACTTAATGGCAGACACATACAGAAAACTAAGGAGGAGAGATGGTGAGGGGCTTTCCAGGCAtgggggcttgccaccaagcctgataatcgGGGTTCAGTCCcttgaacccacatggtgggaagaaagCAAGCACCCAcagattgccctctgacctccttcTGtgatatggcacacacacacacacacacacacacacacacacacacacacacacgacaccaaaatgaatgttttctaaaaactaagcaaaaaagaaaattattaacttcagagaaaacaaaaagttgtGCAAGAAACAAAATACAACCTAGGACACCTTGTTCCTTGCGGAGACCTACACTACAAAATTCAGACAGCTGTGATGCCCATCAAACTTGGATGATGCTGGGGTGGGCAGAGGGTGGGCAGGTGATGAGCCCTACAAGTTGCCATGTGGGCACACCTAACatatgaaaaaaaccaaaaaacagaaccaaaagcaTGCTTgtggcctggcatggtggtacacagcttTAATGCCACCACTGGGGAgtctgagacaggcagatctctgtgagtttgaggcaggcctggtctacggCGTGAGTTCCAGGCTGAGGCTAAGAGACTGGAATTCGTGGAAAATCAGGGTAGACAACTATATTCGTTATTTACTATTGACACTGCCCCCCAACAACTCTACTTCTAAAACAATATGCAGtaaggcatgatggctcacacctataaaCCCAGCAGAGGCCCGGTCTGGATACTGAGCTCCAGGCAAGCCGGGCTACGTGGCAACACAGTATCTTATCTCTAAAGATAAGCTGAACAGAGACAAGATAAAGCACAGCACTGATGCTTTCAAGTTCAGTTTAATCACTTGTACAATCTGTTATGGATTTTCCAAATAAGCTATGTCAGACCATGCAtaatcaagtgttcattcacttTATTAAGTGTCCCATGACAAATAGGCTTTATTTTAGGTTTAGGTTTTGGTTAAGATGATATGGTAGGCAACACAACacgcccccacccctgcctgtgcCCACGCCCATTCTCCAAGCACCAAAACCCGGGATGACTAGTCTCCATGAAAAAGGTACTCTGCAGGTGTGATCCATCTACAGGCCCTGAGAGGGACGGCATTCTAGATTATCTAGGTGGGTCCAACCTACTCACAAAAGGCCCCAACCTTCCAGGCAGTGGGAAACCAGACACCTAGTCCATGAGAGAGGTTTCAACCTGACGCTGCTGGTCTTGCAGGTGGAAGGAGAATTAAGAAAAGTTGGTGGCTTCTAGAAGCTGAGAAGGGCTCTTAGTTGGCGGCTGTAAAAAAGTAGGAATTTCTGCCTTACCACGGCAGGAGAGTGAATTCCTGCCAATAGCGTGAAGGAGCAGGAGGTGAGCCCCCCCccacccaaccccccccccccacttcccagaAAGGAACTTAGCCACTGATGCCCGGGTTTTAATCTAGTGAGAGCCGGTATCAAACTTCTGATGTACAGAACTGTGTTTGCGTTGTCCCAAGCCACTACTTTTGGCATGAGTGTGACAGCAGCAATGTGGAACTATTTATAACACAGTAGTGAGCTTTCTTGGTTTCACATACAAAGAAGTGTTTAAAAAGGAACTTGAAGgcataaaatgtatacatacgtttaaaaacatttttaagactTTAAATTTGAAGTTGGAAGACAGGCAGTTCAAGAACCAAGAAATCAGGGTGGTTGTGAGGGGCAGTATCTATCAGGACTTTGAAACGCGTAAGATTGAGATAAGTTGGgttggggagaaagagggagcCAGGAGCCCACAGCCTCTGAGCTCTGACACACAACTTCCCCAGGGAGGAGGTGCAGAGGACACCTGACCTCTGAGCCCTCAGGAATGAAGACCAGAAAGACCCTGCTGGAGGACTTTGGGGAGGACACAGGTCCTGGTCTCAAGTTTGTGGAAGATCGGAGAGAGGACTCAGGGCAGGTCTGCACGGGATTGGGACTGGTCTGGGTGGGGCCAGCGAGTTTGCCGGCCATGGGTCCAACTCTTCTAAGCTCCCTAACCTCTGATGCTCCAACCAGGTCTAGTCCGCCTCATGCCCAATTTTGTGTCCGACACCTGAAGGAGCTCTATTACTTTTGAGTTCGGCCTCCTCCCCTGGGTTTCTCTGTCACCTGAAGGCATGGTTGTTGTCCAATAACAGATGGAGTAGTTCCCCTAAATGACCTGTATCCTCTACTCCCATCCAGGCTTGGGGCTCCATCACCACCCCCGGGACCCTGACTGCTGcagaaagctgggggtggggtggggcggtgTCTTCACTAGCAGGGCCTGTGTTCATTGGCTCCAGGGAACACAGGCAGAAGGCAGCTCTGAGCAGTATGGGGCTCTTTGCCGAGTGGACAACCCTGAACCCTGGTATCCCTGCTGGGCTGCCAGGCCTGGGAAGGTCAAGCCTGTGTCCCACGGTACTTGAGAAAGGTGGTCTCCAGGAAGGCTGCTAGTTTTGTCCGGTCGTCCTGCAGTGGATGGGTAGGGAGGCATGGGAGTACTGGGCAGTTCGGCCCACCCCTGCACCCTTCCAAACCTGCTGTATACCCGCCTACCTCGTGCAAGAAGCCATAGTGCACTAGTTCAGCGGCGAGGTCCTGGGCACTGTCGGCTGAAGAGAGGACATAGGACAAATGAGTTGTGGCACCGGCCAGAGCCTGCGTGAGTCCCAGTGCACCACCGGGTCCCCCCTATCAGCCTACTTGGGAGCAGGTCATAGGTCAGCTGCCTATGTAGCCGGTCCTCCAGCACCAAAAGCAGAGTGAGCTGTGGATGAGatggcgtggtcagggtggagccagCATTGacacctccccatctctctcccctcgCCCCGCCCAGGGCCCTTGCTCACGTGCCACCGGGCCTTGTCCTCACTTCTCTCCAGGTTGCACTGCATCTGGACCACCTGAGGGCAGGGAAGCCGTATGAGCCACAGTGTGCACAGCTTAGAGGCGTTCAGTCATAATCCCACAGATGGTAGCTTCGCCCCATTGGCTCCTCAGCCAAGCACATACACCAAATGTCTGAGGAGCCTAGCAAAGGAGCCCAGAAGGATCGGCAGAGACCCCCCCAAATGATAAATCTCTCCAAGGGAAGTCCAGAAAGCTCATCTCACTGCACCAGCACTGAGGtgttagagagacagagagggagagagagagagagagagagagagagagagagagagagagagagagagagagagagagaactgctgTGTCCCAGGATGTGACTGtacagaaaagcaaaagcaaggTGAGCAGGCCAGGAGGCTGGGGCTCCCTGGGCAGCCAGGATCCAGGACACTTTGACTACTGGCCTTTGAACTTAAACTTAGGTGcactgtggaaggaaggaaggaaggaaggagggagggagggagggagggagggagggagggagggagggtgatggCTCTGGATCCAGGTGAGGAATGGAGGTGTCCAAAGCCTCTGGGACGGGGCGTGCAACAGGATGGGGGAAAAGGGCTGCAAAAGCCAGACGGGAGCCTCTGGGGGGACATGGGTGTCTCAGTGTGATTACGGCTTCCACCAAGGGGTCAGCTTGGGTTTGGTCTCTGGCAGCCTGGAGGAGAACTGGCGTGGGGGAAGACAGGCGCCCAGGGAAAGGCACCCATTGTGTGGCTGTGGACAATTCTGAGAGGCAGGAcagggcagcaggagctgggGCTCACCTTCCTGGTCTCCGAGTCAAAGGGTTCTGGCGTCGGGGTTTTGGCCTTCTGGGCCTCCTCCGGGGGCGGGGCTAACACACGGGGAAGTCCCAGGGGCCGGGCAGCCGCGAAGTTCATCAGTGGATAGATCCCATTCCTAGAGGTATACCAGCGGATAACTGGGGGCTCAGGCCTGACAGCGCTCGTCCTCAGTCTCACGCCGGCTCTCACCTGACATCCTCTAGGAATTTGTCCAGCTCCAAGAAGGAGACCTCCGAGTACCTAGAatagggtgggagggaggaacatGGGGGATGTCAGGCCAAAGGCTAGCCAGGCAGCTAGCAAGGGGGGGGGGCTCATGTGGTCACTGCTCACCGCCATTGCATTGGGGGTCCATGAGGCTGGGGCATCTCAGCCAAGACTGCGTGGAGGTCCATTGCCTTGGTCTTTTCTTCTACCACATTTTCAGGCATGAGGTCTGCGAACCATAAGAACGTTCAGGGAGGTGGACCCAAGCCAAGGGTCCTGCAAAGACCCTTCTATGTTCTGACCCCAGGTTCCCGGCCCACCCCAGCGCTTCTGCCCCTCACACTGGTGCTGGATGAAGCAATGAGCTGCCAGCAGCTTCAGCGAGTGCACCTCAAAGAGCACTCGGTGGAAGAGAAGGTTGTGGGCGGAGGGTCGGCGGGCAGGGTCCCGGGCCAGGCAGGAGAGGATGAATTCCTAGGTGGTAGAGAGGAAAGGCAGGTGGGTGGAAAACTCTCGCTCTCGAGGGGGTCCCTGAAGACCCTAGACCCCTCGGGTCCAATCACCACATCCTCCCTCCCCCGTGATGCTGCAAGAGCCTTCCTGTATGAATGCACAGAAGAGAAGGCATCCCATTAGCAGCTCAGCATCTGATGCTGCAAACTTGAGGACAGCCCTGGGCCCCAGACACCCACACGCTCCACTTCCATTCACCCTTGTGAACTTTGTGAGCTCCCAGAAGTCTTTTTTCCCAGGTAGGCCTCAGAGCAGCAGCTGGTAGACCTTCAGATGCACTGACTGATCAGGCTATACCTCTAGCCTGCCTAAAGCACTTTAAGGGCAAGCTGAGGCACCTGCAGCCAGCCCCAGAGGGGCAAGGTAAGCTGCTCACCCGCATGTTGGGGTCACTCAGTGAGTGCCTGGCTCGAGCAATAGCCTCTTCTGTGACCCGGGTATCCCCATTGGCTTGGATCTCCAGTACAGCCATCTGGGTACAGGGACAGATTGGACATGGTGAGATGGGGTGGAGCCCAGAGGAGAAGAGGCTAGGCAGAGAGCGGAGGGTACCTCCAGTGCACACATCCCAAAGGAGAAGATGTCCACTGCAGTCCCATCGTTGACTTCTGAAATGGGAAGAACAAGGCAGGGCTGGTCAGTCGGATGTGCCAGCAGGTCAGGTGCCCTAGAGCCCCTTAAGGACTCACCGCCGTACTCTGGTGGGAAAAAGTGCAGGTTTCGAAGTTCCTCCCGCTCAGCGCGGATGGGGCTCCGTAGATCATCAGGAAGTGCTAAGGGAGAGCGTGGGGCTGAGCAGACCAGTTTCTCCATGGTCCCCACACCCCAGAGGCCCCACGCACCATTGGAGAAGATGCGGTACCACACTGCAATGGCCAACGCGGAGAGAAAAAGCAGGCGTCAGCAGGCTGGCACACTGGGCAGTCTCTGCCCTGGGCTCCCGCAGGTTCCCCAACCCGGCCCCCTGTCCCGCCCCGCCTCGCCAGCACCGGAGCCGATCTTGATGAGGCCATTGTGCTGAATGAAGATGGTGTCACTGGTCAGGTTCCCGTGGATGATGGGGGGACTGCAGGCGTGCAAAAAACTGCAAGcatagagggagggaggcaggaagaaccGGGTCAGAGGGTACCGGAAAGGTGCGGGGCAGGGGGCAAGCGCGTGGGCAAGCCCAGGTCCTCACCTGAGTGCCGACAGGATCTGCGTACACCAGCGCTTCCAGGCCTGGCAGCGGACGCACGATTCCGTCGGGTGGGCACCAAAAGGCTGCTGAGCCTGCGGAGCCCGCCCGCTACCCCGCTCCTGTCCCGCGGCCACTCCGAGTCCCCCCCGCCCCACTACTGTCCCTAAGTTTTTGCCGGACTCCCTTCAGTCCCTAGCCCACTCCCCATACCCGGGCGTTCATGGCCTTGTGGTTCTTCTTGGTCTTTTTGAGGAACTGCTTGAGGCTGCCAGACGACACGTATTCTGTGATGAAGATGACCTGCGGGCAGGCGGGCTCCGCCGTTGCGGGTGGGTCCCCATGCTGCCCCACCCAGCCTGTGGCTTCACTCCGCCCTACACCCGCCCCTAGCTCACCCTCGCGCGGGCCTCAGAGGCATCCAGCCAATACTTGTGCAGCTTGACGATGTTGGGGTGGTCCACCAGCGCCAGCTGCTCAAACATGGTCTGGATCTTCTCCTAGGGAAGGAGGATGGTCGTGGGGGGGCAATCATGACATGGAGCAAAGGGGGTATGGACAGGCCTCACCTCATGGGCCGAAAAGGCCTTCCTATCCCCGAAGTGGAGTTCGTTCCACACCACTTCTACCCCCTCCTCCGTGTCCATGGCCAGAAAGGTGCTCTGGATCCCCGGCATGTTCCCTTGGTTCACCTGGGTGGGAAGGATGTGTGTCTTGGTACGAATAGAGCCAGGGTGTGGACGT is from Peromyscus maniculatus bairdii isolate BWxNUB_F1_BW_parent chromosome 20, HU_Pman_BW_mat_3.1, whole genome shotgun sequence and encodes:
- the Nrbp2 gene encoding nuclear receptor-binding protein 2 isoform X1; translation: MRRRSRPCLSSWRWWTTPTSSSCTSIGWMPLRPARGLKQFLKKTKKNHKAMNARAWKRWCTQILSALSFLHACSPPIIHGNLTSDTIFIQHNGLIKIGSVWYRIFSNALPDDLRSPIRAEREELRNLHFFPPEYGEVNDGTAVDIFSFGMCALEMAVLEIQANGDTRVTEEAIARARHSLSDPNMREFILSCLARDPARRPSAHNLLFHRVLFEVHSLKLLAAHCFIQHQYLMPENVVEEKTKAMDLHAVLAEMPQPHGPPMQWRYSEVSFLELDKFLEDVRNGIYPLMNFAAARPLGLPRVLAPPPEEAQKAKTPTPEPFDSETRKVVQMQCNLERSEDKARWHLTLLLVLEDRLHRQLTYDLLPTDSAQDLAAELVHYGFLHEDDRTKLAAFLETTFLKYRGTQA
- the Nrbp2 gene encoding nuclear receptor-binding protein 2 isoform X2, translated to MAAPEPAPRRGREREREREDESEDESDILEESPCGRWQKRREQVNQGNMPGIQSTFLAMDTEEGVEVVWNELHFGDRKAFSAHEEKIQTMFEQLALVDHPNIVKLHKYWLDASEARARVIFITEYVSSGSLKQFLKKTKKNHKAMNARAWKRWCTQILSALSFLHACSPPIIHGNLTSDTIFIQHNGLIKIGSVWYRIFSNALPDDLRSPIRAEREELRNLHFFPPEYGEVNDGTAVDIFSFGMCALEMAVLEIQANGDTRVTEEAIARARHSLSDPNMREFILSCLARDPARRPSAHNLLFHRVLFEVHSLKLLAAHCFIQHQYLMPENVVEEKTKAMDLHAVLAEMPQPHGPPMQWRYSEVSFLELDKFLEDVRNGIYPLMNFAAARPLGLPRVLAPPPEEAQKAKTPTPEPFDSETRKVVQMQCNLERSEDKARWHLTLLLVLEDRLHRQLTYDLLPTDSAQDLAAELVHYGFLHEDDRTKLAAFLETTFLKYRGTQA